In uncultured Bacteroides sp., the following proteins share a genomic window:
- a CDS encoding alpha/beta hydrolase-fold protein — translation MKSGHLFLKLCICLLSLCAVNSNLLSQVNPQVWGKAPYVSPDIHADHSVTFRISTPAAKEVLLSASWLSGKNNQLTKDSTGMWSITIDPLTPELYGYSFQVDGLKVLDPANLHIRRDYTILENQFIIPGKQADLYAVQSVKHGTISKVWYDSKTLGMNRRLTVYTPNGYEGGKNQYPVLYLLHGVGGDENAWIELGRACQILDNLIAQGKAVPMIVVMTNGHVNQQAAAGDAPAGFIRPEFGADVFNSDFERSFVPDVVSFVESHYRVKKEKSNRAIAGLSMGGMHTLTIANMNPNKFDYIGLFSPATPTLIEKQNTHADFYNKIDSDEKLSELNKAGFKLYWIGCGKEDFLYQNVTNFRKSLDKNHLKYTYRESAGGHTWENWRTYLSEFAPLLFR, via the coding sequence ATGAAAAGCGGACATTTATTTTTAAAGCTGTGCATCTGTTTATTGTCATTATGTGCAGTCAATTCCAATCTTCTTTCACAAGTCAATCCTCAGGTCTGGGGAAAAGCACCTTACGTATCTCCTGATATACATGCAGATCATTCTGTTACTTTCAGAATCAGTACTCCTGCCGCAAAAGAAGTTCTTCTATCTGCTTCGTGGCTTTCAGGCAAAAACAATCAGCTTACAAAAGACAGTACTGGAATGTGGTCGATCACAATTGATCCTCTGACTCCCGAATTATATGGATATTCATTTCAGGTAGACGGATTGAAAGTTCTGGATCCTGCTAATTTACATATAAGACGAGATTATACAATTCTGGAAAATCAGTTTATCATTCCAGGAAAGCAAGCCGATTTATATGCCGTTCAAAGTGTAAAACACGGAACTATATCTAAAGTATGGTATGATTCAAAAACTTTAGGAATGAACCGCAGACTAACTGTTTATACGCCGAATGGGTATGAAGGAGGCAAAAATCAATATCCGGTGTTATACCTTCTCCATGGTGTAGGCGGCGACGAAAATGCATGGATTGAATTGGGACGTGCCTGCCAGATACTGGACAATCTGATTGCTCAGGGTAAGGCCGTTCCTATGATTGTAGTAATGACCAATGGACATGTGAACCAACAAGCTGCTGCCGGAGATGCTCCCGCTGGTTTTATCAGACCGGAATTTGGAGCGGACGTATTCAACAGTGACTTTGAAAGAAGCTTTGTTCCAGATGTTGTTTCGTTTGTAGAAAGTCATTACAGAGTAAAAAAGGAGAAAAGCAACAGAGCTATAGCTGGTCTTTCAATGGGTGGAATGCATACGCTGACAATTGCAAACATGAATCCGAATAAATTTGATTATATTGGATTATTTAGTCCGGCAACTCCGACTCTTATTGAAAAGCAAAACACCCATGCTGACTTTTATAATAAAATAGATTCTGATGAAAAACTGAGTGAATTAAACAAAGCCGGATTTAAACTCTACTGGATTGGATGTGGGAAAGAAGACTTTCTTTATCAGAACGTAACGAACTTTAGAAAGTCATTGGATAAAAATCATCTAAAATATACATACAGGGAAAGTGCCGGAGGACATACCTGGGAAAACTGGAGAACTTATTTATCAGAATTCGCTCCACTATTATTTAGATAA
- a CDS encoding histidine kinase: MQNYILLLPSMVGSFIIAQCGCLVRGFENWFANIQLKSEIENKNLKNELKLLRLQVNPHFLFNTLNNIDSLISKSPKTASKMLITLSEMLRYMVYETKTETVPLQKEIDYLTSYIQLQQLRFKNVDYIRYFFPEPDVCNTQVAPMLFIPFVENAFKHSCYAEPMPVVDIKIAISDNVLSFTCVNYFDTETISPKTTQSGIGLENVKRRLALLYPKNHELQIIKELNTFRAELTIKL, encoded by the coding sequence TTGCAGAATTATATTCTCCTTTTGCCATCAATGGTTGGTTCTTTTATTATAGCCCAATGTGGATGTTTGGTTAGAGGTTTCGAAAACTGGTTTGCTAATATTCAGCTGAAATCAGAAATAGAGAACAAAAATCTAAAGAACGAACTTAAGTTACTTAGACTCCAGGTTAATCCTCATTTTCTTTTCAATACGTTGAATAATATTGATTCTTTGATTAGTAAATCACCTAAAACTGCTTCAAAAATGCTTATTACTTTGTCTGAAATGCTTAGATATATGGTTTATGAGACTAAAACGGAGACAGTTCCTTTGCAAAAAGAGATAGACTATCTTACCAGTTATATACAGCTTCAACAACTGCGTTTTAAGAATGTAGATTATATACGTTACTTTTTTCCAGAGCCAGATGTTTGTAACACTCAGGTTGCCCCAATGCTTTTTATCCCTTTTGTAGAAAATGCTTTTAAGCATTCGTGTTATGCAGAGCCCATGCCGGTTGTTGATATAAAAATTGCTATAAGTGATAATGTTTTAAGCTTCACTTGTGTAAACTACTTCGATACTGAGACAATTTCCCCCAAAACAACCCAATCGGGCATAGGATTGGAAAACGTAAAAAGACGCCTTGCTCTTCTATATCCCAAGAATCATGAGTTGCAGATAATAAAGGAATT
- a CDS encoding ABC transporter permease subunit — protein sequence MKYLIRKEIAVFFSSAMGYVILFVWLLAVSLMLWFFSGEYNLPDAGYATLRPFFSLAPILFLFLVPATTMRMFAEEKRMGTLELLFSRPLKISTIVMSKFWSAWLLMMIALLPTLLYVISIYLLSMAGLDWGEVIGGYCGLLCLLATFVSFGLFTSSLTSNQLIAFLLAILLSFAAFYGFELIASLTNSGSLHNDWVELGIQAHYQSMVRGIIDTRDLIYFATLTFLFIYLTVQVNARKR from the coding sequence ATGAAATATTTGATTAGAAAAGAGATCGCTGTTTTTTTTAGCTCTGCAATGGGATATGTGATACTCTTTGTGTGGTTGCTGGCAGTATCTCTTATGCTATGGTTTTTTTCCGGAGAATACAATTTGCCGGATGCAGGTTACGCCACTTTACGCCCTTTCTTTTCTCTGGCTCCCATCCTTTTTTTATTTTTGGTACCGGCAACAACCATGAGAATGTTTGCTGAAGAAAAAAGAATGGGTACGCTGGAATTACTATTCTCTCGTCCGCTAAAAATCAGCACTATTGTGATGAGCAAGTTCTGGTCGGCATGGTTGTTAATGATGATCGCCCTACTCCCCACCCTACTCTATGTGATAAGTATTTATCTGCTCAGCATGGCCGGATTAGATTGGGGCGAAGTGATAGGTGGATACTGCGGATTACTCTGCTTGCTGGCTACATTTGTGAGTTTCGGATTATTCACTTCCTCGCTCACCAGCAATCAGTTGATTGCTTTTTTACTTGCAATTCTATTATCCTTTGCAGCGTTCTATGGATTTGAGCTAATTGCATCGCTCACCAACAGCGGCAGTCTGCACAATGATTGGGTTGAACTGGGAATTCAGGCTCATTATCAATCCATGGTACGGGGAATAATCGATACCCGGGACCTTATTTATTTCGCGACTCTTACTTTTTTATTTATTTATCTCACAGTACAAGTAAACGCACGCAAACGATGA
- a CDS encoding DUF2867 domain-containing protein — MEKVDIAERSFIYDVCRKADYVECYQSKANKGTITLELCLSSFLVEPKWVTFLYKLRNTLVKPFGLETTTELNIDPNAQKGHNFGFFKVLERSEQEILLFANDKHLEAWFSLQHEANQEISVVKFATVVRFHNLMGKIYFSIIRPFHYLIIRNMLARVCEY, encoded by the coding sequence ATGGAAAAAGTTGATATTGCTGAACGTTCCTTTATTTACGACGTCTGTCGAAAAGCTGATTATGTAGAGTGTTATCAATCGAAGGCTAATAAAGGAACAATTACACTGGAATTGTGTTTGTCATCGTTCTTAGTCGAACCTAAATGGGTTACTTTTCTTTATAAGTTACGTAATACGTTGGTTAAACCTTTTGGTCTGGAAACAACCACAGAGTTAAATATAGACCCAAATGCACAAAAAGGTCATAACTTCGGATTTTTTAAAGTACTGGAACGAAGTGAACAAGAGATTCTGTTGTTTGCAAATGATAAGCATCTTGAAGCCTGGTTTTCCCTTCAGCATGAAGCCAATCAGGAGATTTCTGTAGTGAAATTTGCAACGGTTGTCAGATTCCACAATTTAATGGGAAAAATTTATTTCTCTATAATCAGACCATTCCATTATCTGATTATCAGAAATATGTTAGCCAGAGTATGTGAGTATTAA
- a CDS encoding tetratricopeptide repeat protein: protein MEELNAIKGLIDKGEVETAINALDQFIESNPTCDEAFYLRGNAYRKQGNWQVAINNYLSAIELNPQSPALQAKKMIMDILNFYNKDMYNQ from the coding sequence ATGGAAGAACTTAACGCTATAAAAGGACTAATAGACAAAGGTGAAGTAGAAACTGCCATTAACGCATTGGATCAATTTATTGAAAGCAATCCAACGTGTGATGAGGCGTTTTATCTTCGCGGAAACGCTTACCGCAAACAAGGGAACTGGCAGGTAGCAATAAACAATTACCTCTCTGCTATTGAACTTAACCCTCAAAGCCCGGCCCTTCAAGCTAAAAAAATGATCATGGACATCCTGAATTTCTACAATAAGGATATGTACAACCAATAA
- the gldG gene encoding gliding motility-associated ABC transporter substrate-binding protein GldG, giving the protein MKNNAIKGIGLLALLLAVNILSSRIFLRMDLTSEKRYTLSDQSRKLIKSLDKPLEVILYLNGDLNPAFDRLRTSTTDMLDELSIYASHGITLRKVNPSAAPDEKTRQEHYLKMDKRGMRGTSVNEHDREGKLSSKVIYPWIELVYNGDTLPVSLLKKNINLTPQEVLNTSAGELEYNLTEGIRVLTVSNPEKIAFIDGHGEWSEPYVYEATNLLSRYYSVDRGRLSGNPEELLPYKVLIIASPQKTFSEKEKFALDQYLMNGGSILWLVDGTKISLQEFDGTGESSTLKQDVNLDDLLFTYGVRINPVTVQDMQCTAIRLASSEAGSKESFTTLPWYFAPLLIPSAENMITHNISPLKSEFVSTISFVGNDQLKKQVLLTTSPNAHTLRVPEKVSLRYVEMPAEESYFNEPSLPVAGLIEGKFPSAFINQLTPDSCIELPQGRLSESKNTRMIVVATGSIIKNEWKGQRREAQPVPVGFDEVSGEQLGNADFISNAVNYLARNDQWLNLRSHNYKLRLLNKQAINEQRGLWEIINIAIPPILLLITGFAYARFRKRKQ; this is encoded by the coding sequence ATGAAAAACAACGCTATAAAAGGTATCGGATTGCTGGCATTACTTCTGGCTGTAAACATTTTATCTTCCCGTATTTTTCTGAGAATGGATCTCACTTCCGAGAAACGATATACCCTTTCTGACCAAAGCAGGAAACTTATTAAAAGTCTGGACAAGCCTCTGGAGGTAATTCTTTACCTGAATGGAGACTTGAATCCGGCATTCGACCGTCTTCGGACATCAACAACAGACATGCTGGATGAACTTTCGATTTATGCCTCTCACGGTATTACTCTGCGAAAAGTAAATCCATCGGCAGCTCCTGATGAGAAAACCCGTCAGGAACATTATCTCAAAATGGACAAACGTGGCATGCGCGGAACCTCCGTCAATGAGCACGACCGTGAAGGTAAGCTTTCATCAAAAGTAATTTATCCCTGGATAGAGCTGGTGTACAATGGAGATACCTTGCCGGTTAGCTTACTCAAAAAGAATATAAATCTTACTCCGCAAGAGGTGCTCAATACTTCTGCTGGAGAATTGGAATACAATCTGACCGAGGGAATCAGAGTGCTTACTGTTAGTAATCCTGAAAAGATTGCTTTTATTGATGGACACGGAGAATGGAGTGAACCGTATGTGTACGAAGCTACGAATCTATTAAGCAGATATTATAGTGTGGACAGAGGACGATTAAGCGGAAATCCGGAAGAACTACTTCCATACAAGGTGTTAATTATAGCCTCACCACAGAAGACTTTCAGCGAAAAAGAGAAGTTTGCATTGGATCAATACTTAATGAATGGGGGAAGTATTCTTTGGCTGGTAGACGGAACAAAGATTTCTCTACAGGAATTTGACGGTACCGGAGAATCTTCAACCCTGAAACAGGATGTTAACCTGGACGACTTGCTTTTTACTTATGGCGTAAGAATTAATCCGGTAACTGTACAGGATATGCAGTGCACTGCTATTCGTTTGGCATCCTCGGAAGCCGGATCAAAAGAATCTTTTACCACTCTTCCGTGGTATTTCGCTCCATTGCTTATTCCTTCAGCTGAGAACATGATTACGCATAATATTTCGCCACTCAAATCGGAGTTTGTGAGCACAATTTCTTTTGTAGGTAACGACCAACTAAAAAAGCAGGTTTTACTCACCACTTCGCCAAATGCACACACTCTCCGTGTACCGGAGAAAGTAAGTCTGCGTTATGTGGAAATGCCGGCGGAAGAGTCTTACTTTAATGAGCCCAGTCTTCCTGTAGCCGGACTGATAGAAGGAAAATTCCCTTCTGCATTTATAAATCAGCTGACTCCTGACAGTTGCATTGAACTGCCACAAGGCAGATTGTCAGAGAGTAAAAACACCAGAATGATTGTTGTGGCTACCGGAAGTATCATAAAGAATGAATGGAAAGGGCAGCGTAGAGAGGCACAACCTGTTCCAGTGGGATTTGATGAAGTATCCGGTGAGCAATTGGGGAATGCTGATTTTATAAGTAACGCTGTGAATTATCTGGCCAGGAATGATCAATGGCTAAACCTCCGTTCACATAATTACAAGCTCAGGCTTCTTAACAAACAAGCGATCAATGAACAGAGAGGATTATGGGAAATAATAAACATAGCTATTCCTCCCATTTTACTTTTGATTACTGGCTTTGCTTATGCAAGATTCCGAAAACGAAAGCAATAA
- a CDS encoding 4Fe-4S binding protein produces the protein MAKIIGAIVVDTERCKGCNLCVVACPLNVLSLTNKEVNIKGYNFAQQVLEDTCNGCSSCATVCPDGCITVYKVKL, from the coding sequence ATGGCTAAAATTATAGGAGCGATAGTAGTTGACACCGAACGTTGCAAAGGATGTAATCTTTGTGTGGTGGCATGCCCGCTTAATGTGTTGTCTCTAACAAATAAAGAAGTAAACATTAAAGGATACAATTTCGCTCAGCAAGTATTAGAAGACACTTGCAACGGATGTTCTTCATGTGCAACAGTGTGCCCTGACGGATGTATTACTGTTTACAAAGTAAAACTTTAA
- a CDS encoding glycoside hydrolase family 28 protein produces the protein MKKVFGIIPLLLFALFANANPIGNAWEECAKIEKQIKKTSFPQRTFVITDFGAKAGNEAEPCHDAINLAIVKCNQAGGGTVIVPKGIFYTGPITLKSNVNLHLEEGATLKFSTNQKLYFPAVLTRWEGIDCWNAHPLIYAYGETNIAITGKGTIDGQGANENWWRMSGAKQFGWKEGIVAQKNGGRERLQMYGETSMPVYKRIMAPEDGMRPQLINFHSCNTILIEDVKLRNSPFWVIHPLFCESMIVRGVDILSHGPNNDGCDPESSKNVLIENTVFNTGDDCIAIKSGRNTDGRKWNIPSENIIVRGCTMKDGHGGVVVGSEISGGYKNLFVENCKMDSPNLDRVIRIKTSTCRGGVIENIFVRNITVGQCGESILGINLQYENREKCNRGFNPMVRNVYLQNITSEKSKFGVYIVGLDDNDHVYNINMENCRLNNVAQGNSIKGAKDINYKGLYINGAETNK, from the coding sequence ATGAAAAAAGTATTCGGAATAATTCCCCTGCTTTTGTTTGCTCTCTTTGCTAATGCTAATCCAATAGGCAATGCATGGGAAGAGTGCGCAAAGATTGAAAAACAAATTAAAAAAACATCCTTTCCTCAACGCACATTCGTAATTACCGATTTCGGAGCAAAAGCAGGAAATGAAGCTGAACCTTGCCACGATGCCATCAATCTGGCTATCGTAAAATGTAATCAGGCTGGAGGTGGAACAGTTATTGTACCTAAAGGGATATTTTACACCGGACCTATTACATTAAAGAGCAATGTGAATCTTCATTTAGAAGAAGGAGCGACTCTAAAATTCTCCACAAATCAGAAATTATATTTCCCAGCCGTACTGACTCGCTGGGAAGGGATCGATTGCTGGAACGCTCACCCATTGATTTATGCATATGGTGAAACCAACATTGCCATTACCGGTAAAGGAACAATTGACGGACAAGGAGCTAATGAAAATTGGTGGAGAATGAGTGGTGCCAAACAATTTGGATGGAAAGAAGGAATTGTTGCCCAAAAGAATGGCGGACGTGAACGTTTGCAGATGTACGGAGAAACTTCTATGCCTGTTTACAAACGTATTATGGCACCGGAAGATGGTATGCGCCCTCAGCTTATCAATTTCCATTCCTGTAATACGATTCTGATAGAGGATGTAAAATTGCGTAATTCTCCTTTCTGGGTAATTCATCCTTTATTCTGCGAAAGTATGATTGTACGTGGAGTAGACATCCTTAGTCATGGACCTAACAATGATGGTTGTGATCCGGAATCAAGCAAGAATGTATTGATAGAAAATACAGTTTTCAATACTGGCGATGATTGTATTGCAATCAAATCAGGACGAAATACTGACGGACGAAAATGGAATATTCCAAGTGAGAATATTATTGTGCGTGGATGCACCATGAAAGACGGTCACGGTGGAGTTGTTGTAGGAAGTGAAATATCTGGTGGATACAAAAACCTGTTTGTTGAAAATTGCAAGATGGACAGTCCAAACCTGGATCGTGTAATCCGAATCAAGACAAGTACTTGCCGGGGCGGTGTAATAGAGAATATTTTTGTTCGCAATATCACTGTGGGACAATGCGGTGAATCTATACTTGGTATCAATCTTCAATACGAGAATCGTGAGAAATGTAATCGCGGATTCAATCCTATGGTACGCAATGTGTATCTTCAGAATATAACCAGCGAAAAGAGTAAATTTGGCGTTTACATTGTTGGTCTGGATGATAACGACCATGTATATAATATAAACATGGAAAATTGCCGCTTAAATAATGTAGCTCAGGGAAACTCTATCAAAGGAGCAAAAGATATCAACTACAAAGGATTGTATATCAACGGAGCTGAAACAAATAAATAA